From the genome of Mycoplasma putrefaciens KS1, one region includes:
- the rnpM gene encoding RNase P modulator RnpM has translation MNNHQSLRKEIVSCEMLPKNQLIRIVKNKQNEVFIDPSQKANGRGVYIKADLNHLEIAKNKNLIAKSLKTKIDPLIYLELENYINENR, from the coding sequence ATGAATAATCATCAAAGTTTAAGAAAAGAAATTGTTTCTTGTGAAATGTTACCTAAAAATCAACTAATTAGAATTGTTAAAAATAAACAAAATGAAGTTTTTATCGACCCTAGTCAAAAAGCTAATGGCCGTGGAGTTTATATCAAAGCCGATTTAAATCATCTTGAAATTGCAAAAAATAAAAACTTAATTGCTAAAAGTTTAAAAACAAAAATAGATCCTTTAATCTATCTTGAACTAGAAAATTATATTAATGAAAATCGATAA
- the nusA gene encoding transcription termination factor NusA, whose protein sequence is MLKGSELLKAIKLIEDEKKIDREIIISGIKEGLQKAYEKFFDTDAVVQVEIDQQTGQITMNQQLKVVEEVEDDWLEISLADAKIKNPDIKIGDVIFKPIEFSEEFSRMVVNQVRQIFQQKIRGAEREKIYEKFISLEGEIVQAKVTGMNKEGNYVLDIDSTTAYLWKSKAINNETFEINQIIDVYIESVAKESRYSQLSISRTSPDFLAKLIEREVPEVRMGLIEIKAVSREPGKRAKVAVVSKDENIEPIGSIVGVAGSRINKISQQLKGEKIDIVKWEPDQQTFIINAMSPVKVISINSIDEEYDIVVPDRQLSLAIGKEGIAAKLVANLIKSKINIYSLSNALNENIDVLWNGNITQFEVENDNFEFVSKTQPNKIQSNKVFNIKPTNIIKHQKNKKPNTEIDTEALAAFQAEVAQQEFEKQVSVQQVSSEQAEQLVKPVEVETKSLEITESKPHKANKKAKEVEILEQEPNIDEINANLEAFNQALNQFEDQEVEDEDETIEDYDKYYE, encoded by the coding sequence ATGTTAAAAGGAAGCGAATTGTTAAAAGCAATTAAGTTAATTGAAGATGAAAAGAAAATAGATAGAGAAATTATTATTTCTGGTATTAAAGAAGGTTTACAAAAAGCTTATGAAAAGTTTTTTGATACTGATGCAGTTGTGCAAGTTGAAATTGATCAACAAACAGGTCAAATCACTATGAACCAACAGTTAAAAGTCGTTGAAGAAGTTGAAGATGACTGATTAGAAATTTCTTTAGCCGATGCTAAAATTAAAAATCCAGACATTAAAATTGGTGATGTTATCTTTAAACCTATTGAATTTAGTGAAGAATTTTCAAGAATGGTAGTTAACCAAGTTCGTCAAATTTTCCAACAAAAAATTCGTGGAGCTGAAAGAGAAAAAATTTATGAAAAGTTCATCAGTTTAGAAGGTGAAATTGTTCAAGCCAAAGTTACAGGTATGAACAAAGAAGGTAATTATGTTTTAGATATTGACTCAACTACAGCATATTTATGAAAATCTAAAGCTATTAACAATGAAACTTTTGAAATTAATCAAATTATTGATGTTTATATTGAATCTGTTGCCAAAGAAAGTCGTTATTCACAACTATCTATTTCAAGAACATCTCCTGATTTTTTAGCTAAGTTGATTGAAAGAGAAGTTCCTGAAGTTAGAATGGGACTAATTGAAATTAAAGCAGTTAGTCGTGAACCTGGTAAGCGAGCTAAAGTAGCTGTAGTTTCTAAAGATGAAAATATTGAACCAATAGGTTCAATTGTTGGAGTTGCAGGGTCAAGAATTAATAAAATTAGTCAACAATTAAAGGGAGAAAAAATTGATATTGTTAAATGAGAACCAGATCAACAAACATTTATTATTAATGCTATGTCTCCAGTAAAAGTGATCTCAATTAATAGTATTGATGAAGAATATGATATTGTTGTTCCTGATCGCCAGCTTTCTCTAGCAATTGGAAAAGAAGGGATTGCTGCTAAACTAGTTGCTAATTTAATTAAATCTAAAATTAATATTTACTCACTGTCAAATGCTTTAAATGAAAATATTGATGTTCTATGAAACGGAAATATTACTCAATTTGAAGTTGAAAATGATAATTTTGAATTTGTTTCAAAAACTCAACCTAACAAAATTCAATCAAACAAAGTATTTAATATAAAACCAACAAATATCATTAAACATCAAAAAAATAAAAAACCAAACACTGAAATAGACACTGAAGCTTTGGCTGCTTTTCAAGCTGAAGTTGCGCAACAAGAATTCGAAAAGCAAGTTTCAGTTCAACAAGTTAGTTCAGAGCAAGCTGAACAATTAGTAAAACCAGTTGAAGTTGAAACTAAAAGCTTAGAAATTACTGAATCAAAACCACACAAAGCCAACAAAAAAGCTAAAGAAGTTGAAATCTTAGAACAAGAACCTAACATCGATGAAATCAATGCAAATTTAGAAGCATTTAATCAAGCATTGAATCAATTTGAAGATCAAGAAGTTGAAGATGAAGATGAAACAATAGAAGATTATGATAAATACTATGAATAA
- a CDS encoding PolC-type DNA polymerase III, whose translation MDKKIQQVFEILDIALTDSDLLYLNDAKLAEPVRLSKVKTKAYFHIQIPDFLPIDLLKKIDLKFKNNDLFKLKLVVDVTKQKIDKELLIRYLNFIKFYKAESGSTGLWSLLDIDNLSYDQKNNLIIFRTKLQNDDINKEIKYCIAKLQQFGFKDIDFEIVVDKTAISILEDKEKQDYQEFKEKKSQQLTKKATSISTKDKTSSKQLRVTLEKPSYQSLADVEPNAQNIVINGMVINKEVRVSKTGRKIFYLDLTDNKSSIRCVYFSKSDKLSEFDELTEEELNSDHVDELKQNKIDIGDWVSFKGKTSFSEYDQEQVFYIDSYTKIKKEFSFRSDEEKIKRVELHTHTKMSVMDAVSEPKDYLKLIESWNWKAIAFTDHTNVQAFPEIYKALKAINKNKTTDNKIKAIYGLEANVLNRDLWYVKNPQNHNLRNCKMVFFDLETTGLSPELDEIIEFGAIIFDTKTGERKEIDILIKPKKPLKQFTKELTNITDQMLENKPSIEQAFAEIYDVIKDGVLLAHNANFDFNFLSSWAKKLGYPPLTNTIIDTLSVARVIFPELKNHRLETLAKKTGVYYDARVAHRGNYDADILAEVYERMISHVRKSINIDLDRDWNKINPLSDLQNINYHKNKGYHVNILVKNQKGLKELYKLVSKSHTQSFLSAPKLFKDELMQIKKNNNLLFSSSCVNGEIFELARTGTFDSLAQAIQFYDYIEIQPISVYKHLLQNDSLDLEQLKTILKLIISIAKQQNKLVVATSDAHYTEPELKQIREVYINSKGLGGAPHPLYDRKRKIKDFPDQHLRTTKEMLDEFAWLEDKELIYQIVVLNTNKIAEMIDDDITPIKDGLFTPKIDNVDEKLKQKCYQTAREMYGEALPEIVQNRLEKELNSIIKHGFAIVYWISHLLVKKSLEDGYLVGSRGSVGSSFVATTSKITEVNPLKAHYRCTNCKYSDFDTDPIYKCGYDLPEKKCPKCHNKLIGDGHDIPFETFLGFDGDKVPDIDLNFSGEYQPIAHNFTKKMFGNDNVFRAGTISTVAEKTAFGYVKTFFEENKSHEEMPRKVEINRLAKLAEGVKRTTGQHPGGIIILPKEFEIEDFTPVNYPADDTTSSWKTTHFDFHSIHDNLLKMDILGHVDPTALRMLRDITSVDPLTIPINDQKVYSLFCGLDELKITSEQINGEITGAIGIPEFGTGFVRAMLRETKPKTFADLVQISGLSHGTDVWLGNARELIKENKANISTVIGCRDDIMVYLLSMGLDNSLSFTIMESVRKGKGLKKEWIEIMKQHNVPDWYIDSCLKIKYMFPKAHATAYVLMAYRIAWYKIYYPAEYYATFLSTRADAFDLETALGGYSAVLTKIRQQEQRVRNGEKLSKKDEDLAIVYEVLLEMFARGIKFSNINFEKSQATRFVVDNLDDGTKTLIPPFNVIDSLGETVAISIINARKEKRISSVKDLKNRTQITQTQFKKFDELGILDSLAVDEQLAFDF comes from the coding sequence ATGGATAAAAAGATTCAACAAGTTTTTGAAATTCTAGATATTGCTTTAACTGATTCAGATCTTTTATATCTTAATGATGCTAAATTAGCAGAACCTGTGAGATTATCTAAAGTTAAAACTAAAGCTTATTTTCACATTCAAATTCCTGATTTTTTACCAATTGATCTTTTAAAAAAAATTGATCTAAAATTTAAAAATAACGATCTTTTTAAACTTAAATTAGTTGTTGATGTTACCAAGCAAAAGATTGATAAAGAGTTATTAATTCGTTATCTAAATTTTATTAAATTTTATAAGGCTGAGTCTGGTTCGACTGGCTTATGATCGCTTTTAGATATTGATAATTTAAGTTATGATCAGAAAAATAATTTAATAATTTTTCGTACTAAATTACAAAATGATGACATTAACAAAGAAATCAAGTATTGTATTGCTAAATTACAGCAATTTGGTTTTAAAGATATTGACTTTGAAATAGTTGTTGACAAAACAGCGATTAGTATTTTAGAAGATAAGGAAAAACAAGATTATCAAGAATTTAAAGAAAAAAAATCACAACAACTAACTAAAAAAGCAACTTCAATAAGCACTAAAGACAAAACTAGTTCTAAACAATTAAGAGTAACACTAGAAAAACCAAGCTATCAGTCTTTAGCTGATGTTGAGCCAAACGCACAAAACATTGTAATTAATGGAATGGTAATCAACAAAGAAGTTAGAGTTTCAAAAACGGGAAGAAAAATTTTTTATCTTGATTTGACAGATAATAAATCATCAATTAGATGCGTTTATTTTTCAAAAAGTGACAAGTTAAGTGAATTTGATGAGCTAACTGAAGAAGAGTTAAATTCAGATCATGTTGATGAGCTTAAACAAAATAAAATTGATATTGGTGATTGAGTTAGTTTTAAAGGAAAAACTAGTTTTTCAGAATATGATCAAGAACAAGTTTTTTATATAGATTCATACACAAAAATTAAAAAGGAATTTAGCTTCAGATCTGATGAAGAAAAAATTAAACGCGTCGAGCTACATACTCACACTAAAATGAGTGTTATGGATGCAGTAAGTGAGCCTAAAGACTATCTGAAGTTAATTGAAAGTTGAAATTGAAAGGCAATTGCTTTTACAGATCATACAAACGTGCAAGCATTTCCTGAAATTTATAAAGCATTAAAAGCAATTAATAAAAATAAAACTACTGATAATAAAATTAAAGCTATTTATGGTTTAGAAGCAAATGTTTTAAATAGAGACCTTTGATATGTTAAAAATCCACAAAATCATAACTTAAGAAATTGTAAAATGGTCTTTTTTGACTTAGAAACAACTGGTCTTAGTCCTGAGCTTGACGAAATTATTGAGTTTGGTGCAATTATTTTTGACACAAAAACAGGTGAAAGAAAAGAAATTGATATTTTAATTAAACCTAAAAAACCATTAAAACAATTTACCAAAGAACTTACAAATATTACTGATCAAATGTTAGAAAACAAACCAAGTATTGAACAAGCTTTTGCTGAAATTTATGATGTCATTAAAGATGGAGTTTTACTTGCTCACAATGCTAATTTCGATTTTAACTTTTTATCTAGTTGAGCTAAAAAACTTGGTTATCCACCTTTAACAAATACAATAATTGATACTTTATCAGTTGCTAGAGTTATCTTTCCTGAACTAAAAAACCACCGTTTAGAAACACTGGCTAAAAAAACTGGAGTTTATTATGATGCTAGAGTTGCTCACCGTGGTAATTATGATGCAGATATTTTAGCTGAAGTATATGAAAGAATGATTTCTCATGTCAGAAAAAGCATTAATATAGATCTTGATAGAGACTGAAACAAGATTAACCCATTATCTGATTTGCAAAACATCAACTATCATAAAAATAAGGGATATCATGTTAACATCTTAGTTAAAAATCAAAAAGGTTTAAAAGAGCTTTATAAACTAGTTTCAAAATCACATACTCAAAGTTTCTTATCAGCTCCTAAACTTTTTAAAGATGAACTTATGCAAATCAAAAAGAATAATAACTTATTGTTTTCAAGTAGTTGTGTTAATGGTGAAATTTTTGAACTAGCTAGAACTGGTACATTTGATAGTTTAGCTCAAGCAATACAATTTTATGATTATATTGAAATTCAACCTATTAGTGTTTATAAGCATTTATTGCAAAATGATTCATTAGATCTAGAACAATTAAAAACTATTTTAAAATTAATTATCTCAATAGCAAAACAACAAAACAAATTAGTAGTAGCTACAAGTGATGCACACTATACAGAGCCAGAACTTAAACAAATTAGAGAAGTTTATATTAATTCCAAAGGTCTTGGTGGAGCTCCACACCCTTTATATGATAGAAAAAGAAAAATTAAAGATTTTCCTGACCAACATTTAAGAACTACTAAAGAAATGTTAGATGAATTTGCTTGGTTAGAAGACAAAGAGTTAATTTATCAAATCGTTGTTTTAAACACTAACAAAATTGCAGAGATGATAGATGATGATATAACTCCTATTAAAGATGGTTTATTTACTCCTAAAATCGATAATGTTGATGAAAAATTAAAACAAAAATGTTATCAAACAGCTAGAGAAATGTATGGTGAAGCACTACCAGAAATCGTTCAAAATAGGTTAGAAAAAGAACTAAATTCTATTATTAAACACGGTTTTGCCATTGTTTATTGAATTTCACATTTATTAGTTAAAAAATCACTTGAAGATGGTTATTTAGTAGGATCTCGTGGTTCAGTTGGTTCTTCTTTTGTAGCAACAACTTCAAAAATCACCGAAGTTAATCCACTAAAAGCACATTATAGATGTACTAATTGTAAGTATTCAGATTTTGATACAGATCCAATATATAAGTGCGGTTATGATCTTCCAGAAAAAAAATGTCCAAAATGTCACAACAAATTAATAGGTGATGGTCACGATATCCCATTTGAAACTTTTTTAGGTTTTGATGGAGATAAAGTTCCTGATATTGATTTAAATTTTTCAGGTGAATATCAACCAATTGCACACAACTTTACTAAAAAAATGTTTGGAAATGATAATGTTTTTAGAGCCGGAACGATTTCTACAGTTGCAGAAAAAACCGCTTTTGGTTATGTTAAAACTTTTTTTGAAGAAAATAAATCACATGAAGAAATGCCAAGAAAAGTTGAAATCAATCGACTTGCCAAATTAGCTGAAGGAGTTAAAAGAACAACAGGTCAACACCCAGGTGGAATTATTATTCTTCCTAAAGAATTTGAAATTGAAGATTTTACTCCGGTAAATTATCCAGCTGATGATACTACTTCAAGTTGAAAAACTACTCACTTTGATTTTCATTCAATTCACGACAATTTGTTAAAAATGGATATTTTAGGTCACGTTGACCCAACTGCTTTAAGAATGTTAAGAGATATTACATCAGTTGATCCACTTACAATTCCAATTAATGATCAAAAAGTTTATTCACTATTTTGTGGTTTAGATGAATTAAAAATTACTTCAGAACAAATTAATGGAGAAATTACTGGAGCTATTGGTATACCAGAATTTGGAACTGGTTTTGTTCGGGCAATGTTAAGAGAAACAAAACCAAAAACCTTTGCAGATTTAGTGCAAATTTCAGGACTAAGTCACGGAACTGATGTTTGATTAGGAAATGCAAGAGAGCTAATTAAAGAAAATAAGGCAAATATTTCTACTGTTATTGGATGTAGAGATGATATTATGGTTTATTTACTAAGTATGGGATTAGATAACTCGTTATCATTTACTATTATGGAATCAGTAAGAAAAGGCAAAGGTCTTAAAAAAGAATGAATTGAAATTATGAAACAACACAATGTTCCTGATTGATATATTGATTCTTGTTTAAAAATTAAGTACATGTTTCCTAAAGCACACGCAACAGCTTATGTTTTAATGGCTTATAGAATAGCTTGATATAAGATTTACTATCCAGCTGAATATTATGCAACCTTTTTATCAACTCGTGCAGATGCTTTTGATTTAGAAACTGCATTGGGTGGTTATTCGGCTGTTTTAACAAAAATCAGACAGCAAGAACAAAGAGTCAGAAATGGTGAAAAACTTTCTAAAAAAGATGAAGATCTAGCAATAGTTTATGAAGTTTTACTAGAAATGTTTGCTAGAGGGATTAAATTTAGCAATATTAATTTTGAAAAATCACAAGCAACAAGATTTGTAGTAGATAATTTAGATGATGGTACTAAAACTTTAATACCACCATTCAACGTGATTGACTCACTAGGTGAAACTGTGGCTATTTCTATAATTAATGCTAGAAAAGAAAAAAGAATTTCAAGTGTTAAAGATCTAAAAAATAGAACTCAAATTACTCAAACACAATTTAAAAAATTTGATGAACTTGGTATCTTAGATTCACTAGCAGTTGACGAACAATTAGCGTTTGACTTTTAA
- the infB gene encoding translation initiation factor IF-2 encodes MTKKQSKSIKKQAAQKHTKNIKKQLKEEVATGLIDGVFIYTEPLTVAEYASKINRSVAEILKYFFNQGILLNQNAILTEEQMGELSLEFGFDFKKEASLTKENILESLLEVPDNPEDLKERAPIVTIMGHVDHGKTTLLDSIKNSNVVDTEAGGITQAIGAYQITTKSGKKISFIDTPGHEAFTEMRSRGANITDIVVLLVAADDGVMPQTEEAIDHAKLAGVPIIVFVNKIDKPGADANRVKIELMNYGLVAEEFGGEIPFIEGSAKQKINIDKLEEAIILIAELQNLTANPNKFASGVVLEAHLDKAKGPVASVIIQQGTLEIRDMVVAGSTYGSIKHIEDEHKHKVLKAEPSKPVVIYGLNQVPRAGDKFVVINDEKMAREIAEAQLKKQQFAERQAKQTFGLEAIKQHIDEGELKSINLIIKTDTQGSAEALKGSLAKINIVGVKLNIVRASVGAISLSDISLATTIKDGLTIVYGFNVRPDAIVRKKAEEDGIEIRLHNIIYKLIEELESAAKGILDPEFKEVVLGQAEVRALFRHSAIGTIAGFYVTEGVIPRNAKIRVLRNGVVVYDGEINSLKQAKEDTREIRQGFEGGLTIKNFNDIKEADILETYKMELVK; translated from the coding sequence ATGACAAAAAAACAATCAAAAAGTATTAAAAAACAAGCAGCACAAAAACACACAAAAAATATTAAAAAACAATTAAAAGAAGAAGTTGCTACTGGATTAATCGATGGAGTATTTATCTACACTGAACCTTTAACTGTAGCTGAATATGCATCTAAAATTAATAGATCAGTTGCAGAAATATTAAAATATTTTTTCAATCAAGGTATTTTGTTAAATCAGAATGCTATTTTAACTGAAGAGCAAATGGGAGAATTAAGTTTAGAATTTGGTTTTGACTTTAAAAAAGAAGCTTCACTTACTAAAGAAAATATTTTAGAAAGTTTATTAGAAGTACCAGATAATCCTGAAGATTTAAAAGAAAGAGCCCCAATTGTAACTATTATGGGACATGTTGATCATGGAAAGACTACTTTATTAGATTCAATTAAAAACTCTAATGTTGTTGATACTGAAGCCGGGGGAATTACTCAAGCTATAGGTGCTTATCAAATCACTACTAAATCAGGTAAAAAAATTTCTTTTATCGACACTCCTGGTCACGAAGCGTTTACTGAAATGAGAAGTAGAGGAGCTAATATCACCGACATTGTTGTTTTACTTGTTGCTGCTGATGACGGGGTGATGCCACAAACTGAAGAAGCAATTGATCATGCTAAATTAGCTGGTGTTCCAATTATTGTTTTTGTTAACAAAATTGACAAACCTGGAGCAGATGCTAATAGAGTAAAAATTGAGTTAATGAACTATGGTTTAGTAGCTGAAGAATTTGGTGGAGAAATACCATTTATTGAAGGATCAGCAAAGCAAAAGATAAATATCGATAAATTAGAAGAAGCAATTATTCTAATTGCTGAACTACAAAATTTAACAGCAAATCCCAATAAGTTTGCATCAGGAGTAGTTTTAGAAGCACATTTAGATAAAGCTAAAGGACCAGTTGCTTCAGTGATTATTCAACAAGGAACACTAGAAATAAGAGATATGGTTGTTGCTGGAAGTACTTATGGATCTATTAAGCATATTGAAGATGAACATAAACATAAAGTTTTAAAAGCTGAACCATCAAAACCTGTTGTTATTTATGGATTAAACCAAGTGCCTAGAGCAGGTGATAAGTTTGTTGTAATTAATGATGAAAAAATGGCACGTGAGATTGCTGAAGCGCAACTTAAAAAACAACAATTTGCAGAAAGACAAGCTAAACAAACATTTGGATTAGAAGCTATCAAACAACATATTGATGAAGGAGAATTAAAATCAATTAACTTAATTATCAAAACTGATACTCAAGGTAGTGCTGAAGCATTGAAAGGATCGTTAGCTAAAATTAATATTGTAGGAGTAAAGTTAAATATCGTTCGTGCTTCAGTTGGTGCTATTTCATTGTCAGACATTTCTCTAGCAACAACTATTAAAGATGGTTTAACAATTGTTTATGGGTTTAATGTAAGACCAGATGCAATAGTAAGAAAAAAAGCTGAAGAAGATGGAATTGAAATCAGACTACATAATATCATTTACAAGTTAATTGAAGAACTAGAATCTGCTGCTAAAGGTATTTTAGATCCTGAATTTAAAGAAGTTGTTTTAGGTCAAGCTGAAGTTAGAGCATTATTTAGACACTCAGCAATTGGTACAATCGCTGGATTTTATGTTACTGAAGGAGTAATTCCAAGAAACGCCAAAATTCGTGTTTTAAGAAATGGTGTGGTTGTTTATGATGGTGAAATTAACTCATTAAAACAAGCAAAAGAAGACACAAGAGAAATTAGACAAGGATTTGAAGGTGGCTTAACTATCAAGAACTTTAATGATATTAAAGAAGCAGATATACTTGAAACCTATAAAATGGAATTAGTTAAATAA
- the rimP gene encoding ribosome maturation factor RimP codes for MKNFNILRQKLYDLINQKLESLNLEIYQINNHQEFAGDVLQILVQDKLKNNKRLDFDILVKANEIVSRALDDVKEIIDPYLLEVASAGIEKEIRTYQELQKALDEYLYIQLNQQVKNISEFMGYLVNYDDQSKIFKFEFFVKGQPKKIELSWADIKFARYAVKF; via the coding sequence ATGAAAAATTTTAATATTTTAAGGCAAAAGCTTTATGATTTAATCAATCAGAAACTAGAATCATTAAACCTAGAAATCTATCAAATTAATAACCATCAAGAATTTGCTGGTGATGTTTTACAAATTCTAGTACAAGATAAACTTAAAAATAATAAGAGATTAGATTTTGATATTTTAGTTAAAGCAAATGAAATAGTTTCACGTGCTTTAGATGATGTTAAAGAAATTATTGATCCTTATTTATTAGAAGTGGCTAGTGCTGGAATTGAAAAAGAAATTAGAACTTATCAAGAACTACAAAAAGCTCTTGATGAATATCTTTATATTCAGCTTAACCAACAAGTGAAAAATATAAGTGAGTTTATGGGATATTTAGTTAATTATGATGATCAATCTAAAATATTTAAATTTGAATTTTTTGTTAAAGGTCAACCAAAAAAGATTGAGTTAAGTTGAGCAGATATTAAATTTGCAAGATACGCAGTTAAGTTTTAG
- a CDS encoding L7Ae/L30e/S12e/Gadd45 family ribosomal protein, producing MKIDKLLSAIGMAYASNNVVSGNKLLEQIKENKVSFVVISSNMGASQKKKIIDKCNSKKVEYISDVITKEQLAKACGKPVLVAIGLKNYHFIRLIKSTL from the coding sequence ATGAAAATCGATAAATTATTAAGTGCAATTGGAATGGCTTATGCTTCAAATAATGTTGTTAGTGGCAATAAACTATTAGAACAAATCAAAGAAAATAAAGTTAGCTTTGTGGTAATTTCATCAAATATGGGTGCAAGTCAAAAGAAAAAAATTATTGATAAGTGTAATTCTAAAAAGGTTGAATATATTTCTGATGTAATAACTAAAGAACAATTAGCTAAAGCTTGTGGTAAACCAGTTTTAGTTGCAATTGGGTTAAAGAATTACCATTTTATTAGATTAATTAAATCTACATTATAA
- a CDS encoding nitroreductase family protein, with protein sequence MSNTYIKDLMTNRKSARDFDNTQKISDQDLNEILQATRMTPSAFNLMNLRLLIIDANSSLKPSLVSLFYNQKNFINADKCLLFVSDKANKILNHTIAKSVDAIFKPEQSQIADKFKHNIISATAILANANELDHWSKTTAHIASGVATVAAASLDIDSCIIGGFNAKQLNELLIENNYLTNDEQVVLAMSLGYVNKNIQPKPKIRMSQHEFATFAK encoded by the coding sequence ATGAGTAATACATATATCAAAGATTTAATGACTAATAGAAAAAGCGCAAGAGATTTTGACAATACTCAAAAAATTTCTGATCAAGATCTTAATGAAATTCTACAAGCAACTAGAATGACACCCAGTGCTTTTAATTTAATGAATTTAAGACTTTTAATAATTGATGCTAACTCAAGCTTAAAACCTAGTTTAGTTAGCTTATTTTACAATCAAAAAAATTTTATTAACGCAGATAAGTGTCTGTTATTTGTTTCAGATAAAGCTAATAAAATTTTAAATCACACCATAGCTAAATCTGTTGATGCAATTTTTAAACCAGAACAATCTCAAATTGCTGATAAGTTTAAACATAACATCATTAGTGCAACTGCAATCTTAGCTAATGCTAATGAATTAGATCACTGAAGTAAAACCACAGCTCATATTGCAAGTGGGGTTGCAACTGTTGCTGCTGCTAGTTTAGATATTGACTCATGTATTATTGGTGGGTTTAATGCTAAACAATTAAACGAATTATTAATTGAAAATAATTATCTTACAAATGATGAACAAGTAGTTTTAGCAATGAGTCTAGGTTATGTTAATAAAAATATTCAACCAAAACCAAAAATTCGAATGTCTCAACACGAATTTGCTACTTTTGCTAAGTAA